In Hemiscyllium ocellatum isolate sHemOce1 chromosome 2, sHemOce1.pat.X.cur, whole genome shotgun sequence, a single window of DNA contains:
- the nxnl2 gene encoding nucleoredoxin-like protein 2, with protein MVEVFVGHTLVNKDGEEVDPEEALKNKVVGIYFSGGWCPPCRDFTPLLCEFYTELVQESEPAAQFEIVFVSSDKSEDDMVSYMGAMHGDWLALPWHDMYKLELKKKYCITAIPKLVIVKQNGDVITDKGRKQIRDHGMACFRNWIEVAEIFQNFSVD; from the exons ATGGTGGAGGTGTTCGTGGGTCATACGTTGGTGAATAAAGACGGGGAGGAGGTGGATCCGGAGGAGGCCTTGAAAAATAAAGTTGTGGGTATCTATTTTTCGGGGGGCTGGTGTCCACCATGTCGTGATTTCACACCGCTGCTGTGTGAGTTTTACACCGAGCTAGTCCAGGAGAGCGAGCCCGCGGCGCAGTTCGAGATTGTCTTTGTGTCTTCAGACAAGAGCGAAGATGACATGGTGAGCTACATGGGAGCGATGCACGGAGACTGGCTGGCACTGCCCTGGCATGATATGTACAAACT AGAATTGAAGAAGAAATACTGCATAACAGCTATTCCAAAACTGGTGATTGTAAAACAGAATGGGGATGTCATCACTGACAAAGGTCGTAAACAGATACGAGATCATGGCATGGCATGCTTCAGGAACTGGATCGAGGTGGCAGaaattttccaaaacttttcaGTTGATTGA